catcaacagagctgtgcagaccttggtgacaagctaattaggacctttaattagaatcaggtgtgttggtgcagggaaacatctaaaacatgcaagacagggaacacgaggaccagaattgagaagcactgtattagacaaatcctcagttgacctgctggggcctgtactacgaagcaagttcaacatacccaggatatcttttccttatccagattcactaacccggacaattgcaatcacgctaagcggtcacacgacggtggttatcaactcggtatatcaacccaggtttctccaatctggatatgagcgcgtgcacataaaaggggcggtgttttcagcgcatgaccaatcgcaagcatggagaagtccgctgtcagagccgcttatttcaaatgcaggaaagacagctggcaaaagatcgctgactgtataaatgcgtaagttcataaggatataaacatatatttgaatattctgggaatcttaatcttaaactgtaaaccatgatcagcaatattaaaataataaaaggcttgcaatatttcagttgatttgtaatgaatccagaatgtatgacatttttttgtttttgtgtttgcattacagaaaatcacaatattctaattttctgagacagtcctgtatatattggttctataactattgttgttgaccgataacttgtgctgatgctgtaccaaagaattgggtttatttatttattttattttattttttattttttcaggaggggggtatttagtattttaaagtgacttctcagaatgttcaagggacgaaattgaaaatcccttttttgctatccccttacaaatgcatcttctttttgatttcttcttgattgatttatttaattggtattagttttggattgactgtacatcggattttgggtgatgatttgttttatttattcattgattgatttattttttattttctcctccacctcttttttctttttttttggatcgttcatacaggtactcatcagggaaagcaaaggggttttggcggtccctgaatacgcgctctcttcggagggatcctctcacgatccgcgcaccgagctccactggattctcttcgaaagggcatgccattttccaagagagctgattggtcagtgggcggtgcttttatacccggcgatctgtatctcgaacataacctgctccggagcaggttagctgttcagcataagttaccatggcgatgtaccccggtaagaagtgaaccaccgtcgtagtcctgaaaacccagggttaaacctgaagttacctcgctaaccccaaatcccgcttcgtagtacaggcccctggtgttgaataaacaagacttgcttttctttgatctgagtagtgtttgaattaagattccctttgttaacagaaatgcatacatgtaaatactagcaagatagttttagatccaacacaaacaagtcaggcagtaatttggttattcatttatttatgaccacaaaatttaaatatttagctcaggttaccatcaatttatacgctctcttacaaaaatgaaattactcgcCGATTGAGCCTGGCATAGTGGATGTGCTGGTaggggtagattgaaagaaatacactacattaacaaggaaatacatattgtactgtgtgcatatttaaattgtgttctttgttgaattttatgctcctttatataggctaccactttgttttcaaacatccggatgatcattcccaaacttataataccggtacgtaacattttgatctgactaggaatttttttaaattgaaattttaaataaagtttgtaaaaaaaagtctggtttctgctaagtgctgttgtcccattcctatttctaccatttggagccctcacaccctcgcacactcgatcacgtgacgctgacgtcactgaaagtctgtgagggctcagggtttgagggtttagggtggagtttggGATTGGGGGTTAGAGGCTACtctttactattgcggtctatgggaaaaaagctctctgggccccatgggattctTCTTTCTGTTGCAGGAAGCAGTGGGTGAAGCTGGGGAAACATGTCTCTGAACCTCGGACCATCAGCACCGGATCCCCTCAAGGCTGCGTTCTCTCTCCTCTACTCTTCCCCTGTACaccaacagctgcacctccagtcatcagtccGTCAAGCAAGTTTGCGGACGGCACCAGCCTTattggactcatctctgatggtgatgagtccgcctacaggtgggaggtggaccagctggtgacctggtgtgGTTATAACAACCTAGAGCTCAAggctctaaagacagtggagatgatagtggactacaggaggaacgcagccccacctgcccccctcaccctgtgtgactccccagcagacactgtggagtcttaccgcttcctggggaccatcatcacccaggacctcaagtgggagctgaacatcacctccctcgccaaaaaaagcacagcagaggatgtacttcctgcggcagctgaagaaattcaacctgccaaagacaatgatggtgcagttttacacggccatcattgagtccatcctcacctcctcgtTCACCGTCTGGCAGCTGCTGCCACTGAAAAGGACAGgacgcctccaggaccctgaagcgattttgagggtttaaaatcctgtaactttggtaaaagtttctctctctggccttcaggaccgatgagtaaaatctctgttttgccctggttgagctgtaggaagtttgctgccatccatgacttgatgtctaaaatacagttaaaaagggcatcaattggcccagtgtcatcaggagacacggcgatgtacagttgcgtatcgtcagcgtaactatggaagctgatgccgtgtctcctgatgacgtccccaaggggcagcatgtacagattaaaaagagttggaccgaaaattgacccttggggaaccccacaccttatcttatcttataggttccaatcaccataacaaattcctcgtgtgaaaacttggcaataaacccttttctgattctgattcaatattttgcccttttttaacttttcaaaacaataattaaataaaataaataaatattaataagaaagaaattaaataaatataaataaatacaacaacacacccctcttcccttcaaatgaacaatcaaactcttcataaaatgtattaatttatacatttatcaatatgccatacaatatgtctttgttaaagagcataatacaaagtctttctcAGTAGAACAAACCTTCCTCAGTAGAAACTGCACAATGGATGtcctgtccaagatggcgggcGCATTGATCGGTACCCTGTCCAAGAGAGagggacctggctgcaggcaagatggccgacaagggcgccgccatacttccatccataccggaagtccataccggaagttggtcacttcgttaatatatatatatttttttttttttttttttttttttttaaattaacatttgcaaacagtacaatgataacaaaacttcacattatgcaatttcacattgaattataacatataaagagtattactcaaataaaaaacaaaaccaatgcATACCGGAGGTCCAGAccggaagtttttttttttttcttttttttttacaagctttATTGAATAGTTCTCAtattacaaaaaaacataaacagacaGACATACAAAACAGTCGTTAATACATAAGAGTACAACAACACAGGAGCCAGGGGGatttttaaacaaacacattAAATAGAGAGCATAAATTAACAGTTTTGACagcttttttgttatttgagtcAGAGATGGAACTCAAGTATTGTTTGGTttcattctcaaaaattaaaaaaaaggggttttgaatgactgaatttggatttatgaatatgaaactttgcaagaataattattaaatTGATTACAAAAGATTCTCtagatttgtttctttcattactgatgaaaccaaacaatacatttttccaATACAGAGTGAAGTCAGAGTCAATTTTATCTATAATAAATCGGGATACATCTTTCCAGAATTTGTTAGTGTAGGGACATTGCCAAAACAGGTGTACCAGTGTTTCAGGGGACATTTCACACAACGAACAGTCAACACAAATATCTCTTTTGAATTTAAGAAGATAATGATTAGCAGGGTAATACTTATGTAACATTTTAAAAGAGATTTCCCTCACTTTATTTGTAAGAAGGTATTTGTATGGAAGAGTCCAGATGTTCTTCCAATTTAAGTCATCACCAAAACCAGACCAGTAAGCAATAACATAAGGGTTGGTGGTTATATCATTTTGAAACAGGGAATGTATATTACGATTGTTACTTCTTGTGGATGTAACTAGACAAACTTTGCCCACTGAAGTTTTCTTGGGGTCCaaatttcattcctacgacagaatttagaactttttctacgaacggttgataaatgaggccccaggactgttacttaggtatgagcactaggtgatgaaatgggtaaaaaaaaaatcggggataaaaaaaaaaaattatatatatatatatacacatatacatatacatacatacatatatatatatatatatatatatatatatatatatatatatatatatatatatatatacatacacacatacacacatatatatatatatatatatatatacacatatatatatatacacatatatacatatatatatatatacacatatatacatatatatatatatacacatatatacatatatatatatatacacatatatacatatatatatatatacacatatatacatatatatatatatatacacatatatacatatatatatatatatacacatatatacatatatatatatatacacatatatatatatatatatatatatatatatatatatatatatatatatatatatatatatatatatatatatatatataggtcccctttaaacacatttttcagttgaaactgaaaacaaaactcccgatttctttttttctcaggaCAACATAACATGTCACTTATTTCTTGTTGTGAGTTTGAAATCCAGCATGAAAACAaagaatgttttttatttaaatgatgtaacaatggaacataaactggtgaaaaatctaatttaaacacatttttttgttaaaactgaaaacaaaacgcCAGATTTCTTTTATTCTCAGGACAATATAACATGTCTAAATTGGTACCTTTAACTGAGCTCTccaagtaaaagctgccccacaatCACAGacaatttttttattcaatgtgaatacgctgatgattcCTTAGagtaccttgttgggtaaaagctgccccacactgatcacatctgtaaggcttttctccagtgtgaatacgctgatgactccttagactaccttgttcggtaaaagctgccccacactgatcacatctgtaaggtttatctccagtgtgaatacgctgatgattccttagattaccttgttcggtaaaagctgccccacactgatcacatctgtaaggcttttctccagtgtgaatacgctgatgactcaaTAGATTACATTGTTtggtaaaagctgcctcacactgatcacatctgtaaggcttatctccagtgtgactacgctgatgactccttagatgaccttgttgggtaaaagctgcctcacactgatcacatttgtacggcttttctccagtgtgtaTACGCTGATGACGTCTTAAAATACTTGACGTGGTAAAAGCTTGcacacactgatcacatttatacggcttaaatccagtgtgaatacgctgatgactccttagatgaccTGACATGGTAAAAGCtaccccacactgatcacatttgtaaggcttttccccagtgtgaatacgctgatgacgccttagattACCTTGTTCAGCAAAAGCtgtcccacactgatcacatttgtacggcttttctccagtgtgaatacgctgatgacggcTTAGATTAcattgttgggtaaaagctttcccacactgatcacagctgaaCAGCTTCTCTTCAGTAATCGTCTTTCGGACCTTCAGACCTGGTGAAGTGGTGAGGACTTTATCCCTCCTATCACAGCAGTAACTTGTGGTTCTCTCTTTggctttatgtttctgtaaggaaagagaaaaagacttaGATCCTGTTGTTGGCTGACCTGACAAACCCTTTTTCAGTTCAAGTCAAGTGCTGTCTGTCATGTTCACAGTGAAACAATTAAGAGTTTTATGTCTGAGTGCTATGTTAAGCATGTTCTGTTATCAATGGCTcttgactagggatgggaatcgagaaccggttcttgttgagaaccggttcccagtgtttcaattccttggaatcgtttgcctttttcccaaacgattcccttatcgattccagtcggcgcgaatgacgtcaccaagcacgttgcgccacgtgcgcattcgcgcccagcaggaaaacacggggacaaagcggcataaacgctgggaagtttggttacattttaccaaaaaggatgacaacagggcgacaattcttgcaatgtggacatttcaacaaaggggggaaactgttaggactcagcCGGCTGatccgctgggagcgcggagtcagcctgcatgtggtaaggctgatttatggttccgcgttacaccaacgcagagcctccggcgtagggtacgcggcaacacgcaccgtacggcgcgcgtcgccgcgtaccctacgccgtaggctctgcgtcgatttaacgcggaccataaatcatgctttagaagagctgcgctccggcggacagcggagctcctgacacagctgcaacTGATCAGCTCTTCTATGGAGAGTTAAAGAGCTTCTACCGTtagattctcctttcatcaaggcaggaagagtatcaggccagaatagatgaatgtcaccagcagtgaataagtttgtggtgttgaacatgttactggacattcttgtgtaattgccacaaaataatttgttgtttttcgttaatttctacagaagaatatttattttattattattattttatattaaatacatattttactgtatattacaaatcattttgtggggaccccctggcaccatcgaggagcctaaggctgggggcgtcttaagacctcattatattttttttgttcaaagatataaaagttttatatctttgaacaaaaaagatcggagaaacaaagaaattgaaacaaagaaacaattttagtatcaactttgttttattaaaacaaagttgatactaaaattgtttctttttagtattttagtatcaactttgttttattaaaacaaagttgatactaaaattgtttcttctccttttttccaaatgagaatcgataagagaatcgataaagaatcgaatcgataagcagaatcgataagagaatcggaatcgaaaaaatcttatcaa
This window of the Cololabis saira isolate AMF1-May2022 chromosome 21, fColSai1.1, whole genome shotgun sequence genome carries:
- the LOC133422188 gene encoding zinc finger protein 239-like, with protein sequence MDQDQIQDQIQDRGQNQDPDQILEKPEVKPEEEWITLAQDQDQNQDPDQIQDQDQDQIQYWGQDQDQDQIQDRGQNQDQESSGTKADSSSAGLQKHKAKERTTSYCCDRRDKVLTTSPGLKVRKTITEEKLFSCDQCGKAFTQQCNLSRHQRIHTGEKPYKCDQCGTAFAEQGNLRRHQRIHTGEKPYKCDQCGVAFTMSGHLRSHQRIHTGFKPYKCDQCVQAFTTSSILRRHQRIHTGEKPYKCDQCEAAFTQQGHLRSHQRSHTGDKPYRCDQCEAAFTKQCNLLSHQRIHTGEKPYRCDQCGAAFTEQGNLRNHQRIHTGDKPYRCDQCGAAFTEQGSLRSHQRIHTGEKPYRCDQCGAAFTQQGTLRNHQRIHIE